A genomic region of Herpetosiphonaceae bacterium contains the following coding sequences:
- the lysS gene encoding homocitrate synthase: MFVDLRNVQIVDTTLREGEQFAHAHFSRQQKLEIARALDAFGVEYIEVTSPVASPQSAHDLQAIAALNLAAGILTHTRCNLEDVRRAVDCGVHGVNLLFATSSVLRDASHGLSIDQILEEAARCITFLQEAQVEVRFSCEDAFRTDPADLLRIYTAVDALGVDRVGIADTVGIATPREVERLVGHVRAAVRCDIEFHGHNDGGCAIANAHAAIQAGATHIDTTVLGIGERNGIAALSGLIARLYLSDPQLVAHYNLHLLAELDELVARIVGIAIPFNSCITGQTAFTHKAGLHTNAVLRDPRSYEALDPHAFGRSREVLLGHRLTGRNAIAHRAQTLGLHLSDAALKAITQQIKARADEQPLSDAEVDALLLAQLPGDAVASTHPAPISIAAK; this comes from the coding sequence ATGTTTGTAGATCTTCGGAACGTCCAGATTGTCGATACGACGCTGCGTGAAGGCGAGCAGTTCGCGCACGCCCACTTTAGCCGCCAGCAAAAGCTGGAGATCGCCCGCGCGCTCGATGCATTCGGCGTCGAGTACATCGAAGTCACCTCGCCGGTCGCGTCGCCGCAGAGCGCGCACGACCTGCAAGCCATCGCCGCGCTGAACCTCGCGGCTGGCATTCTGACCCACACCCGCTGCAATCTGGAAGATGTGCGCCGCGCCGTCGACTGTGGCGTTCACGGCGTCAACCTGCTCTTCGCTACGTCGTCCGTGCTGCGCGACGCCAGCCACGGCCTGAGCATCGACCAGATCCTCGAAGAGGCCGCGCGCTGCATCACATTTTTGCAGGAGGCGCAGGTCGAGGTGCGATTCTCGTGCGAGGATGCGTTTCGCACCGATCCCGCCGATCTGCTGCGGATCTACACCGCCGTCGACGCGCTTGGCGTCGATCGCGTTGGCATCGCCGATACGGTCGGCATCGCCACACCCCGCGAGGTCGAGCGGCTGGTAGGCCATGTGCGCGCTGCCGTGCGCTGTGACATCGAGTTCCACGGCCACAACGACGGCGGCTGCGCGATTGCCAACGCCCACGCTGCGATCCAGGCGGGCGCGACCCACATCGACACGACGGTGCTGGGCATCGGCGAGCGCAACGGCATTGCGGCGCTATCGGGGCTGATCGCCCGCCTGTATCTCTCCGACCCGCAGCTTGTGGCGCACTACAACCTGCATCTGCTGGCGGAGCTTGACGAGCTTGTCGCGCGGATCGTCGGCATCGCGATCCCGTTCAACTCGTGCATCACCGGCCAGACCGCCTTTACCCACAAGGCCGGGCTGCATACCAATGCTGTGCTGCGCGATCCCCGCTCCTACGAGGCGCTCGATCCGCACGCCTTTGGCCGCAGCCGCGAGGTGCTGCTGGGCCATCGCCTGACGGGACGCAACGCCATCGCCCACCGGGCACAGACGCTCGGCCTGCACCTCTCCGACGCCGCGCTCAAAGCGATCACGCAGCAGATCAAAGCGCGCGCCGACGAGCAGCCCCTCTCCGACGCAGAAGTCGACGCGCTGCTGCTGGCGCAGCTCCCCGGAGACGCCGTCGCCTCCACTCATCCCGCACCCATTTCAATCGCCGCGAAATAG